The following DNA comes from Poecilia reticulata strain Guanapo linkage group LG16, Guppy_female_1.0+MT, whole genome shotgun sequence.
TGGCAGCATGTCgttacattttctgcatttttgttcGTTTTCTGGTTGAATTGTTgctttttggaaacattttcatctaaTTGTGCGTCCTGGATTGttgctccttttgtttttatgatgcgtAACTGTAGCAACAAGGTGTCGCTTTTACAACAGGGAGCAGCTGGTTAGCATCTCGAATGACACCTGAACTCTTtccccaaatcccagaggagatGAACATGAGacttcatggatgcagagaggaggaggaagttcaaaccagcTTTGACTCCGTTTGTCTGCCGTCTTTCTAACCAAACAGCCAGGAGGAtgtaaagaggagcagcaaaagcaaaggaggtggatgaGCAGAGCTAGCCAACAACTGATGGAGTCGTGAGGACATGTTGCTGTGGAATGTCTCCTCTGCTGCCTGGACATTAAGCCATTAGCTCGTCTTGATGGACATGAGAAAGTTACACAGccacagtcttcagtcagagggcTCTTCAGTTTTGTTGCtagactgactgctacaggaggtCCTTCACTTCCTCACCTCCACAAATGGCCTTCTGCAGATACGAGGAGGACTTGAGTTATGATGGCATTTAATTTGCctttcaagtatttttaattgaattaaaaaacatcaatgaGACACAAAGAAGTTTGTtgcaacaagaaaacatgaaaaagttcaacGGGTGCGAATACTTTTGTAGGactttctgaaaaaatattcaacatcgTAATGTTGGCGACATTACAGCCTGAAAAAAtccattcagttcagtttgtttccatagcaacaatTCAACAAATGCGCCTcgaggcactttacaaaataaaaccatttaaattcAGTCACATGTCCACTTCTGATTTATTAAACGGTTCAGatcaattatttattcaaagtagtttaaaaGGTTTGTGCATCTGCATGTTGTTGCGATGACCTTTAACCTGATGCCCTGCCCATTTAAAGGGccagtctgtttgtttttcaccacCACAAGCTGAACCGGTTCCAGCAGGTTCAGGTGtaagctgacctctgacctgctgcgGTGAGCCTGAGAGGAACCAGCAGCTTTAAACAGgaagctcttcttcttctccttctgctgttttgcagCGCCGCATGTCGAGCGACATCAACCCCAGCCTGGTGAACTGGATGACCGGCATGATGACGATGCGGCTGCAGGTGATCCTGGAGCACATCCCCGTCTCCCAGGAGCAGATCCAGAGCTACATCGTCTACACGCAGGtatcctgacctttgacccctcaCATGACGCTCCGGCTGGCCCTTTTATCTGCCCTGCTGTGTCTCATGTTACCTCAGGCGCTGATGAATATTAGATGTGATGGGTTTTTTCCACAGAGGGACCGGAGCTCGGCGGGCGGCGAGCAGGAGGCTCAGAGCGCCACGGTGAGTCCAGCGTGTTCCTGCGTCCGCACGCCGCCGTCCCCACCTCGTCTCTCACGTCTCTGTCCTCCTCCCAAGATCGGAGACACACTCTCACCCGCAGCTGCCACCACCGCCGAGGAAGCCATGTCCGTGTCCCACGACACCCCCGCTGCGTCGTCAAGGGAGACCAGAGCGTTGCCCGGAGACCTGGGAGCGTCGGGCGGAGCCGCGCCGTTGGGGGGCGACGTGGCGGCGGCGGGAGCCGAGGGCGGCGGCGAGGACGCGGAGACCTGGGCGGCAGCCGTCCCTCCGGTAAGACCGCTCCTCTTCATCGCTCTTCCTCTGcttcgctgctgctgctgctgtacgTCCATCTGAGTCACAGAACCTGTTTCCATCAGTTCTGCTCAAACCACCGGATCAGCATGATGGCACCTGATTAACAAAACCACTGAATAACATCAAGTTTATGAACTCGTTTAGTCACTTCATCCAAAATGCTCAGTGAGGAAAAGTCCAAATGATTCACTGGGATGTTTCATCTGTAGCCTGAAGAATAGAACTTGTTAGAACTCATTAACTCACTGAAGGCGGTCAAACCTTCTTGCAGGAGTGGGTTCCCATCATCCGCTGCGACATGATGACTCAGAGGAAGATGAAGGCTCAGCCGCCGTTGTCCGACGCCTACCTCCACGGGATGCCGGCCAAACGCAGGAAGGTACTGGGATCAGCTGGAGCCGTCGGCCGCAGTGTGTCCCGCTCTTCTTAAAGCacggtgtgtgtttgtgtgcagacgGGCCAGGGCGGCGGCAGCCTGCTCTCCCTGTCCGATGCGGTGGGCCAGGCGGCCAGGAGCGCCGGCGTCCGGCCCATCAGCTCCCCGGAGCAGCTGCAGGCGGacctggaggagcaggaggtgaAGGAGGCGTACTCAGAGCAGGTCAGGACAGGAAGCTTCACTGTTCGCTTCGGCTCAGCAGAGTCTGTAGGGAATCCTGGGAAGTTTGAATCGgttcaaaatgctcaaaaatctgtcagctttattttttataaaatcatacTTTCAATAATTCTttgataatgttttaaaaagtcctgctgtgtgtgtgtgtgtgtgtgtgtgtgtgtgtgtgtgtgtgtgtgtgtgtgtgtgtgtgtgtgtgtgtgtgtgtgtgtcgctgcTCGGCAGCAGATGAGGCCGTCTGCCTCCGTCCTCTGCTGCTGTCGCTGTTTGCTCAGCAGAAACGAGTCACAGAGAAACggcagagattttattttcatgtttctcttGCAGGCGCTGCAGCAaacgctgctgcagcagctggacagCAGATGCCTGGACAAGCAGGTAATGTTGACctgatttttatattattgtgttttaaataattacttatgaagttagttattttaatatgtttttatttattttttaaaaatatatctttttgtcttttggttAAAATcaataagtaattttttaaatgtcattttacttttttaatgcatcaaattttcatcaattttgtatagttttgtttttcaaatttaaaaaatcaggttttttcattttatttttaaaacatttattaaatttctCCACACATTTCCTGTCTAACAATGTTGTATgctgtgtttagtttttgtcaATTATTTGTaactattttgtttgtattaatttctgtttttttaagcaaaattatttttttaaacattcattgtgtatctttatttttgttacacagtttcttatatttttatattctgcttATAAGTTTGTTAGTTGCTGAATTATTAGTCTTTTTGCATATAATTGTTTTAATCAGAATAGATTAGAACTGTTCTCCGTTTCCCTCGCTGGGGAAACACAACCTGAAATGCAGTGTAGTTACCAGAAACAGAGCCAGGTGGCGCTGCTGGGTGGGAACTTTTACTCAAcattaaaaagcagcagagtgTTTACAGAAATCAGGTGTTTAATTACAGCAGAAGTAACTCTGTAACGCTGTCATTCCGGCCTCCACCCTGCAGGGGGCCTCCCGCCAGACTTCATGCGGAACCTCATGCAGCAGATCAGCCAGTACGCAGCTGCTGTGGCGACCAGCGCTGCGACCGCTGCAGCCACCGGCCAGCCCGTCCCTCCGCAGCACACGCCCCCTAGCTCCACCCCCACCTCCTCAGCCACCACCACTGGGCCCAACACGCCCACCACCACCCCCACTGCCCCCCCTCCGCCCTCCCAGGCCGGACCCCAACAGCCCCAGGCCAGGGTGGTGTTCTCTCGGCCCCCCTTCGCCGCCGGCATGCCCCCGCCGGCCTTCGGGACCCGGGGAACCACCATCAACGTGAGGGCGGCCATGCCGGGCCAGCAGCCGGGACAGGTGGGAGCTTCctgctgaaacacactgaagGCTTGTATTTCAATGAGGTGTTTGGAAAATGCCTGATTTCTTCTGAAAACGTTACTTACAgataaaaccagatattttcatgcactttatttgtaattttcctTACATGTTGTGTCTAAGCATTTAAATTGAGCTGGGATTTTATTTACACAGATTGTttgaatgaatgtttatgaTTCCTGATTACTCTGATTTATTAATAGTCctatattttatgttaaacaACATTATTGAAAGTGGGGAATTTATCTGTTAGTGATTTTCCAGTCAGTCGTTTAAGGTGTGCAAAAGAAATTTCATTAGATATTTCAGCATTAAGTTGAGTTATATTTCAGTTTGCCTCATCCCTGCAGGAGACtttcaaaaatatgaataactgtaataaattatataataataGTGAATTGAACCTGCTTTTGGCtgatttgaattgttttaaatctctAAATTGTGGTGCAGGAGAAGTTTGAAAACTTGCTGTGAAAATGCTTGGGAACAGTTTGAGTTTTCCTGTGGGAACAGTTTTGAGTTTTCCTGTGGGNtgtgtgtgtgtgtgtgtgtgtgtgtgtgtgtgtgtgtgtgtgtgtgtgtgttcagagcGATCTGGTCTAAAATCAGGGACATTCAGCATGTGGGTCGGTTTTGGCCCGACGTTGCAGCGTGTGTTGTTGTTCCCTGTCGACCAATGAGAGCGCAGCCTGCTGAATgcgacagccaatcagaaagcgcggtggtGTAAacacagaggggaatcccagaGAGCAGCTGACATGGCAGATCAGAGATGGAGGACTGTCTAGTCCATATGAATGTTTGTTCATGTGAGGCGGATCAGAACCGAGACAAACTGGAGTTGGGCTGAAATGAACAGTAACTTCTCAGCTATCGCTGATTAGAACGATCAGATTCATTCAGCCACAACCCGACACCGAatgcaaacagcaaaaactgcaaATCTTAGAGTTCACCAGTGATaacaaaagttaataaaaccCAGAACTGCTCACCTCCGTCTGAGCAGCACACAGAACCGCCGCTGCTCCACCCATCACCTTCTCTTTCATCGCTGAGGACTCAGACTGTCGCCGTTACCTCTAAAtcgtcggccatgtttgtttactctaaaTTCATGTGTGGTTTGGTGGATTTTAGGGGATTTCCTGTCTGCAGTCTGAATGTTGGTGAGTGGATTCGGGTTGTGTTGATCCTTCTggacaccacacacacacacacacacacacacacacacactacgaCCAAACCTGTGAGCGCTATCGTTTTTaccatggtgtgtgtgtgtgtgtgtgtgtgtgtgtgtgtgtgtgtgtgtgtgtgtttgtgtgttttctccgGGTTCAAAAGAGAccaacaattttaaaatcctGCCTTGTGAGCCAGAAAAACTAACTGGTAACTTAACTTACAAAGTTTTATGCAcaaacctgtttttgtttaaatctgaaCTGATGGAACTTCATcgaattgttttaaatgaatctttttGTTTACGTCGTCTTTTCCTCATCACagaatttaaacagaatcttttcaccattttcagcagaaaaatgttttctgaattaaaagTAGTTTCTGAATCGGCCTTAAAACTCTGATTCAAGTGAAATGGTTTCTGAAACGTTGCCTCTGTGCTGCTGAGCGTCGTGATGTCGTCTCTCCCCGCAGGTGAAAGCAGACGTGAAGAAGCGGGTCAGAGAAGACCCGGACTTCAACTCGCAGCAGTTCCCCAACGCACACAGAGCTTTCTCCCCTGACTCCTAACCGCCTCCCTGCAGCATTAAAGCCCTTcgtttgcatttccttttggTTTCTGTGGATCGGCCAGCAGCTGTCGCTTTAAAACCTGAGAGCTGCTGGACTCCAGGAGGAGCCGGGTTCTGATGGGTCCGCTTTCCGGCCAACAGAGAGGCAGGCGGCTCCTTTAACATCCGCTTTCAACAAGCAAGATTCAGGAATCATGATCAACTGGTTTCTGTCACTTTGCACATCCGTGTGCAGAAGTTGCAGcggttttttcttctctgttggTCCGAAAGCACGAGAGGCAAATTCCAGTATTTATTTCAGGAAATCTGTTGGGAAGTTTCAGGATAAAACGGATCGGCTCCAGCTGCTGTAGATCCAGAGTTCTTTACGCTGTTGGTCGGTTTAAAGCCGTAAAACTACTGATTTTAACGAACTCAGTGGGAAGCAGGAAGAACAGCAGATCAGAAAGCTGTAAAGTTACACTTTAGTGCCCTCTTGTGGCGAAACAGTATATTGCATAATTTGACAGCTGATTATTTGATgataaatgttgaataaatgaTTTTCTGATTTCCTAAAAATGAATAGAAACAATGAATTCATGCCAGTTCCTggtggtttttatgtttttttttttatttcaacgacgagatgaaaaaatgttcagtttctcCAAAGGAATAAAACGATGAATCAACTCAGTTCAGTCCAGGATGGAGTTTGTGCAGAACGTCGACTAAAGAATGTAACTAACGGAGTTATTTTTCCAATCCTCCACTAATCAACTAGAAACATTCTGAGAATCCTCCAACATAACTACCAACTTCTTCTATTTATTGCTTTGTGCTCCACCTGTAGCAGAGAAATCGGCCTCCATTAAACACATTGACAACCTTCCTGTTCCTCTGtttggagctgctgttgcttTTAGGGACCCGAATCATCAGCGtatatctgattattttttttcttaacatctTCAAACACGATGACTTTAATGTGATGCTGTTTGGTACATGAATGTACAGGAAACCGAATAAAAACCTTCATTTAAATACACGACTGCTTCCTGTTTTATATTGAGAACTCGGATTATAACCGATGAGCAGAAAAACCaacttttctgtcaaaaaagaaagaaaagcttaaatTATAATTCATAAACAGCCGTAGACctgaattaaaatgtcacattttaaaagtgaaggTTTGAAAACTTGATAAATGAGCAGCAGCATGATGGCAAAAAGCATATTTATACCCATGCATACATATTAATGTTTATTGGTCTAAGatcaggctgcacagtggcacagtggtagagctgttgccttgcagcaagaaggttctgggttcgattcccggtctttctgcatggagtctccatgttctccctgtgcatggtgggttttctccaggtactccggtttcctcccacagtccagaaacatgactatcaggttaattggtctgtctaaattgcccctaggtgtgagtgtgtgtgtgcatggttgtgtgttctgtccaggtgacctgtccagggtgaccccgcctctcgcccggtacgccagctgagctggagaggcaccagcaaccctcccgaccccactgaggggcaagggtgcaagaaaatggatggatggtctaAGATCAGATTCTACAGTTCTGAGATGTGAGAACATATTTCCTCTTTTCAAAGGAGGAATTAGAGGCTTTCAGAGACGAGGAGGAGCTTCTTTCAGCCTGAAGCTTCACCCCACAGGCTGCAGCGTTAAGGAGTCCAAAGGGCTGAAGGCTCAACCAAAGAtgcagaaaagtgaaacatttaatcCCATAATAAttagaaaagtgaaataaacaatatattagtgttatttttgtccaaagttgtaatgaaactttcaaaatgctcatttgtttctgacattttttatgttttatttttgataagagggctgcacagtggtgcagtgggtagCACTGTTATCCTGCAgtaagaaggtcctgggttcgattcccagcccaagtttgcatgttctccctgtgcatggtgggttctctccaggtactccggcttccaTCAGGTTAACTCAGGGATGGGcagctccaggcctggagggactcctgcagcttttagatgcgtctctgcttcaacacacctgagtcaaatcatgaggtcgttagcaggactctggagaacctgcctgcaccgaggaggtgattcagatgttggattcaagtgagttggaccagggagacatcgtTCCAGGACACcggacctccaggaccaggactgcCCAGCCCGGGTTTAACTGGTCTATAAGGTTTGTGTGCGTGGCTGtttgtccagggtgacccgcctctcgccttTATGCTTTCATAAAGACATATTTAGTCAAGAtgtcaatcaattaatcaatcaagttttatttgtatagcacatttcagcagcaaggcatttcaaagtgctttacataattaaaataaaaacagaaacaatcagtgagaaagagagattaaaaaaaattaaaaaaaaaaaacattacatcattaaagaagaagaaattaaaaacattaaagacataaaaacatggaagatgtgtcactgctcctttaaatccagatttatttatatttaattaaaaacacttaaagtcAATGTTACAAACTCATGTCTGACACAAAATCTCTACttaaggtgatttttttttttaaagttcaacagccctagttttttattttttacatgttttaaatttacctTCATATCAGTAAACTTGTCACTAAATTGGCATAAACTCTAAAACAAAAGTatgtcaaatgtttgtaaaataaaggaTTATTGGGACATATTTCTGAGGCGACTGAAGAACATTTGGTTGCTGTAGTTTTACTAGCCGATGCAGACAGAggtggggtcaaagttcaggaagctgcagctgatccgAGCGGCTTGGAGAACCGGTTGGACCGACCCAGGAGTCAACATCCTGCTCAGGAATGCAACCCGCCAACCCGACGCGCGTCACCAAGCCAGACATGATCAGCTTCATTTGTAAGCCTCAAGAAACACGGAGGCTCAAGGTTCCAGCAGCACAACTCTAATCATTATGGATGTAAAATCCTGTCAGAGTACTTGGAACCTAAATACCATATTTAGACAGTAACAATAAAAGGTTTATGAGGAAGTCTGACTTGTTAAGGATCCAGTAAGGCCAAATAAGACGTTTCCATAGAAACATAAATTGTGTTTCTATATTGTGGATAAAGTCACAGATATTGTGCCAGAAAGCATTAAGAGCAGGACAGAACAGGTGGAGTTTAGATTCTTTATTGAATCTAGAACAAATATTCACCTAGGATAGATTTATGAATCATTTTATATAAAGCTTCTTTAATGTTAGTAATCCATAATCTATTTGTGATGAATTAAAAGTTCCTTCTGAAATCGGCTCAAACTAGTTTATAGGATTatcatctgaaaaacattttccgtCCAGTTGCTCTGTGTTTGGATGGACAGGAAAGGCTGAGATTCAAACCTTTAAAAGGTACAAACTCCTGAAGAGATGCTGCATTTCATAAGAAACTCTGGACAGGTGAGCAAATCTTATGTTCCTGTAGCTTCAGTGCCAACCTGTGACGGGTCAGTGACCCGTCCAGCTGTTTGCAGAAGGAGTGTTTAAATTTACACTTCCTGGTAGAACCGGTTGAAGCTGGTCTCTGGTCTGGTCCCAGGTCTTTATCCCAGGTCTGGTCCCTGGTCTGGTCTCTGATCCCAGGTCTGGTCTCTGGTCTGGTCCCNNNNNNNNNNNNNNNNNNNNNNNNNNNNNNNNNNNNNNNNNNNNNNNNNNNNNNNNNNNNNNNNNNNNNNNNNNNNNNNNNNNNNNNNNNNNNNNNNNNNNNNNNNNNNNNNNNNNNNNNNNNNNNNNNNNNNNNNNNNNNNNNNNNNNNNNNNNNNNNNNNNNNNNNNNNNNNNNNNNNNNNNNNNNNNNNNNNNNNNNNNNNNNNNNNNNNNNNNNNNNNNNNNNNNNNNNNNNNNNNNNNNNNNNNNNNNNNNNNNNNNNNNNNNNNNNNNNNNNNNNNNNNNNNNNNNNNNNNNNNNNNNNNNNNNNNNNNNNNNNNNNNNNNNNNNNNNNNNNNNNNNNNNNNNNNNNNNNNNNNNNNNNNNNNNNNNNNNNNNNNNNNNNNNNNNNNNNNNNNNNNNNNNNNNNNNNNNNNNNNNNNNNNNNNNNNNNNNNNNNNNNNNNNNNNNNNNNNNNNNNNNNNNNNNNNNNNNNNNNNNNNNNNNNNNNNNNNNNNNNNNNNNNNNNNNNNNNNNNNNNNNNNNNNNNNNNNNNNNNNNNNNNNNNNNNNNNNNNNNNNNNNNNNNNNNNNNNNNNNNNNNNNNNNNNNNNNNNNNNNNNNNNNNNNNNNNNNNNNNNNNNNNNNNNNNNNNNNNNNNNNNNNNNNNNNNNNNNNNNNNNNNNNNNNNNNNNNNNNNNNNNNNNNNNNNNNNNNNNNNNNNNNNNNNNNNNNNNNNNNNNNNNNNNNNNNNNNNNNNNNNNNNNNNNNNNNNNNNNNNNNNNNNNNNNNNNNNNNNNNNNNNNNNNNNNNNNNNNNNNNNNNNNNNNNNNNNNNNNNNNNNNNNNNNNNNNNNNNNNNNNNNNNNNNNNNNNNNNNNNNNNNNNNNNNNNNNNNNNNNNNNNNNNNNNNNNNNNNNNNNNNNNNNNNNNNNNNNNNNNNNNNNNNNNNNNNNNNNNNNNNNNNNNNNNNNNNNNNNNNNNNNNNNNNNNNNNNNNNNNNNNNNNNNNNNTCTGGTCCCAGGTCTGGTCTGGTCCCAGGTCTGGTCTGGTCCCAGGTCTGGTCTGGTCCCAGGTCTGGTCTGGTCCCAGGTCTGGTCTCTGGTCCCAGGTCTGGTCTGGTCTCTGGTCTGGTCCCAGGTCTGGTCTGGTCTCTGGTCTGGTCCCAGGTCTGGTCTCTGGTACCAGGTCTGGTCTCTGGTCTGGTCCCAGGTCTGGTCTCTGGTCCCAGGTCTGGTCTCTGGTACCAGGTCTGGTCTCTGGTACCAGGTCTGGTCTCTGGTACCAGGTCTGGTCTCTGGTCTCAGGTCTGGTCTAGtctcctgcagctccaccagatCCCTGGAAAACTGCTGCCGTCCTCTTAGAGGCCCGGCATGGCCTAATGGAGCGAACAGAACCTGTGGAGGTCTCGGTCTCCATGGCGATTCGGTCTCCATGGCGATTTCTGAGAAGTGGAGGTGAATCCTGCAGCTGTTTCAGCCTTTTATGGAAGCAAATCAGACATTGAGAAAAATGCAACTTATGATccctgttggaaaaaaaatgtaaaaagaaaaagttcaaattttatccatttattttggAGGCAGATCCAGTTAATCAGCTCTGGATTTTCATCACGATTCCAACTTTGGGATCCACAAACATTTGCTCcagttttatttcatgaaaaa
Coding sequences within:
- the LOC103477749 gene encoding large proline-rich protein BAG6-like, with product MPGQAGGLPPDFMRNLMQQISQYAAAVATSAATAAATGQPVPPQHTPPSSTPTSSATTTGPNTPTTTPTAPPPPSQAGPQQPQARVVFSRPPFAAGMPPPAFGTRGTTINVRAAMPGQQPGQVGASC